A single Syngnathus acus chromosome 8, fSynAcu1.2, whole genome shotgun sequence DNA region contains:
- the gtf2f1 gene encoding general transcription factor IIF subunit 1 isoform X3 — protein MASLGSSSSSSGTEFIVRVPKNTSKKYNIMAFNAGDKVNCSTWTQARMERDMSARKIYGEEETPEGAAGSEFGKKQREEARRKKYGIVTREFKVEDQPWILKVNGKAGKRFKGLKKGGVTENASYYIFTQCPDGAFEAFPVNGWYNFTPVAKHRTLTAEEAEEEWGRRNKVVNHFSIMLQRRLREQTQGDEEEEESEKSAKKKKKGGGRGNDLRIHDMEDDFDVSSDDSDNSMGEDGEGKTKTKRDAGKGKSKKKRNDKEALEDSDDGDYEGLEVDYMSDESSSSDEEPEKGRPSKGEDVPKGIDEASESEEESEEENHNEEETKEEEEDEEGKKTPAQTEKKKKKDSSGESDSSDDSDIEGETASALFMKKRTPPKRAGGRGSAGSSRTGSRPGTPSIDPAATSNTLRAAASKLEQGKRQTQGPGTDSPAAKRLKMDPSGQSPAPSGKSTPQPPSGKSTPSSSDVQLTEEAVRRYLIRKPMTTKDLLKKFQTKRTGLSSEQTVNVLAQILKRLNPERKIVNDKMHFYLTK, from the exons gggagcagcagcagttCTTCAGGCACTGAATTCATTGTGCGAGTCCCTAA GAATACTAGCAAGAAATACAACATCATGGCTTTTAACGCCGGGGATAAAGTCAACTGTTCAACATGGACACAG GCTCGCATGGAGAGAGACATGAGTGCTCGCAAGATCTACGGTGAAGAAGAGACACCGGAGGGTGCAGCTGGCAGCGAGTTTGGCAAAAAGCAGCGCGAGGAGGCGCGCCGGAAGAAATATGGCATTGTGACACGCGAGTTCAAAGTTGAGGACCAGCCTTGGATTCTTAAAGTCAACGGCAAGGCAGGAAAAAG GTTCAAAGGTCTGAAAAAGGGTGGCGTCACCGAAAATGCATCCTACTACATCTTCACCCAGTGTCCCGATGGAGCTTTTGAAGCCTTCCCTGTGAACGGCTGGTACAACTTTACCCCGGTGGCCAAACATCGAACTCTCACGGCggaggaggctgaagaggaGTGGGGCAG GAGGAACAAGGTGGTGAATCACTTCAGCATCATGCTCCAGCGACGTCTACGTGAGCAGACGCAGGGcgacgaggaagaggaagagagtGAGAAATcggccaagaagaagaagaagggcgGCGGCCGAGGCAACGACCTGCGCATCCACGATATGGAAGACGATTTTGACGTGAGCAGCGACGATAGCGACAACAGTATGGGCGAAG ATGGAGAAGGCAAGACCAAGACAAAGAGAGACGCGGGGAAAGGAAAATCCAAGAAGAAGCGCAATGACAAGGAGGCTTTGGAAGACAGCGATGATGGCGACTACGAGGGGCTCGAGGTGGATTACATGTCGGATGAAAGCAG CAGTTCGGATGAAGAGCCAGAAAAAGGAAGGCCCAGCAAAGGAGAAGATGTCCCTAAAG GGATTGATGAGGCCTCAGAAAGTGAGGAAGAGAGCGAAGAGGAGAACCATAACGAGGAGGAAacaaaagaagaggaagaggatgaggaaggaaagaaaacaccAGCCCAgacagaaaagaagaagaaaaaag ACAGCAGCGGCGAATCGGACAGCTCGGACGACAGCGACATCGAGGGAGAAACGGCCTCTGCTTTGTTTATG AAGAAGCGCACTCCTCCAAAACGCGCAGGCGGGCGGGGCTCCGCCGGAAGCTCTAGAACCGGCAGCCGGCCGGGTACGCCGTCTATCGACCCCGCCGCCACCTCCAACACACTTCGTGCCGCGGCCAGCAAGCTCGAGCAAG GTAAAAGACAGACGCAAGGTCCGGGGACCGACTCGCCGGCTGCTAAAAGGCTCAAGATGGACCCCAGTGGGCagagccccgccccctctggGAAGAGCACACCTCAACCCCCATCAGGAAAATCAACTCCCAGTTCCAG CGATGTCCAGCTAACAGAAGAAGCGGTCCGCCGCTACCTGATCCGGAAACCCATGACCACCAAAGACCTGCTGAAGAAATTCCAAACCAAGCGCACAGGCCTGAGCAGTGAGCAGACTGTCAATGTGCTGGCGCAGATTCTGAAACGCCTCAATCCTGAGCGCAAAATCGTCAAcgataaaatgcatttttatctCACTAAGTGA
- the gtf2f1 gene encoding general transcription factor IIF subunit 1 isoform X2, giving the protein MASLGSSSSSSGTEFIVRVPKNTSKKYNIMAFNAGDKVNCSTWTQARMERDMSARKIYGEEETPEGAAGSEFGKKQREEARRKKYGIVTREFKVEDQPWILKVNGKAGKRFKGLKKGGVTENASYYIFTQCPDGAFEAFPVNGWYNFTPVAKHRTLTAEEAEEEWGRRNKVVNHFSIMLQRRLREQTQGDEEEEESEKSAKKKKKGGGRGNDLRIHDMEDDFDVSSDDSDNSMGEDGEGKTKTKRDAGKGKSKKKRNDKEALEDSDDGDYEGLEVDYMSDESSSDEEPEKGRPSKGEDVPKGIDEASESEEESEEENHNEEETKEEEEDEEGKKTPAQTEKKKKKDSSGESDSSDDSDIEGETASALFMVKKRTPPKRAGGRGSAGSSRTGSRPGTPSIDPAATSNTLRAAASKLEQGKRQTQGPGTDSPAAKRLKMDPSGQSPAPSGKSTPQPPSGKSTPSSSDVQLTEEAVRRYLIRKPMTTKDLLKKFQTKRTGLSSEQTVNVLAQILKRLNPERKIVNDKMHFYLTK; this is encoded by the exons gggagcagcagcagttCTTCAGGCACTGAATTCATTGTGCGAGTCCCTAA GAATACTAGCAAGAAATACAACATCATGGCTTTTAACGCCGGGGATAAAGTCAACTGTTCAACATGGACACAG GCTCGCATGGAGAGAGACATGAGTGCTCGCAAGATCTACGGTGAAGAAGAGACACCGGAGGGTGCAGCTGGCAGCGAGTTTGGCAAAAAGCAGCGCGAGGAGGCGCGCCGGAAGAAATATGGCATTGTGACACGCGAGTTCAAAGTTGAGGACCAGCCTTGGATTCTTAAAGTCAACGGCAAGGCAGGAAAAAG GTTCAAAGGTCTGAAAAAGGGTGGCGTCACCGAAAATGCATCCTACTACATCTTCACCCAGTGTCCCGATGGAGCTTTTGAAGCCTTCCCTGTGAACGGCTGGTACAACTTTACCCCGGTGGCCAAACATCGAACTCTCACGGCggaggaggctgaagaggaGTGGGGCAG GAGGAACAAGGTGGTGAATCACTTCAGCATCATGCTCCAGCGACGTCTACGTGAGCAGACGCAGGGcgacgaggaagaggaagagagtGAGAAATcggccaagaagaagaagaagggcgGCGGCCGAGGCAACGACCTGCGCATCCACGATATGGAAGACGATTTTGACGTGAGCAGCGACGATAGCGACAACAGTATGGGCGAAG ATGGAGAAGGCAAGACCAAGACAAAGAGAGACGCGGGGAAAGGAAAATCCAAGAAGAAGCGCAATGACAAGGAGGCTTTGGAAGACAGCGATGATGGCGACTACGAGGGGCTCGAGGTGGATTACATGTCGGATGAAAGCAG TTCGGATGAAGAGCCAGAAAAAGGAAGGCCCAGCAAAGGAGAAGATGTCCCTAAAG GGATTGATGAGGCCTCAGAAAGTGAGGAAGAGAGCGAAGAGGAGAACCATAACGAGGAGGAAacaaaagaagaggaagaggatgaggaaggaaagaaaacaccAGCCCAgacagaaaagaagaagaaaaaag ACAGCAGCGGCGAATCGGACAGCTCGGACGACAGCGACATCGAGGGAGAAACGGCCTCTGCTTTGTTTATGGtg AAGAAGCGCACTCCTCCAAAACGCGCAGGCGGGCGGGGCTCCGCCGGAAGCTCTAGAACCGGCAGCCGGCCGGGTACGCCGTCTATCGACCCCGCCGCCACCTCCAACACACTTCGTGCCGCGGCCAGCAAGCTCGAGCAAG GTAAAAGACAGACGCAAGGTCCGGGGACCGACTCGCCGGCTGCTAAAAGGCTCAAGATGGACCCCAGTGGGCagagccccgccccctctggGAAGAGCACACCTCAACCCCCATCAGGAAAATCAACTCCCAGTTCCAG CGATGTCCAGCTAACAGAAGAAGCGGTCCGCCGCTACCTGATCCGGAAACCCATGACCACCAAAGACCTGCTGAAGAAATTCCAAACCAAGCGCACAGGCCTGAGCAGTGAGCAGACTGTCAATGTGCTGGCGCAGATTCTGAAACGCCTCAATCCTGAGCGCAAAATCGTCAAcgataaaatgcatttttatctCACTAAGTGA
- the gtf2f1 gene encoding general transcription factor IIF subunit 1 isoform X1 — protein MASLGSSSSSSGTEFIVRVPKNTSKKYNIMAFNAGDKVNCSTWTQARMERDMSARKIYGEEETPEGAAGSEFGKKQREEARRKKYGIVTREFKVEDQPWILKVNGKAGKRFKGLKKGGVTENASYYIFTQCPDGAFEAFPVNGWYNFTPVAKHRTLTAEEAEEEWGRRNKVVNHFSIMLQRRLREQTQGDEEEEESEKSAKKKKKGGGRGNDLRIHDMEDDFDVSSDDSDNSMGEDGEGKTKTKRDAGKGKSKKKRNDKEALEDSDDGDYEGLEVDYMSDESSSSDEEPEKGRPSKGEDVPKGIDEASESEEESEEENHNEEETKEEEEDEEGKKTPAQTEKKKKKDSSGESDSSDDSDIEGETASALFMVKKRTPPKRAGGRGSAGSSRTGSRPGTPSIDPAATSNTLRAAASKLEQGKRQTQGPGTDSPAAKRLKMDPSGQSPAPSGKSTPQPPSGKSTPSSSDVQLTEEAVRRYLIRKPMTTKDLLKKFQTKRTGLSSEQTVNVLAQILKRLNPERKIVNDKMHFYLTK, from the exons gggagcagcagcagttCTTCAGGCACTGAATTCATTGTGCGAGTCCCTAA GAATACTAGCAAGAAATACAACATCATGGCTTTTAACGCCGGGGATAAAGTCAACTGTTCAACATGGACACAG GCTCGCATGGAGAGAGACATGAGTGCTCGCAAGATCTACGGTGAAGAAGAGACACCGGAGGGTGCAGCTGGCAGCGAGTTTGGCAAAAAGCAGCGCGAGGAGGCGCGCCGGAAGAAATATGGCATTGTGACACGCGAGTTCAAAGTTGAGGACCAGCCTTGGATTCTTAAAGTCAACGGCAAGGCAGGAAAAAG GTTCAAAGGTCTGAAAAAGGGTGGCGTCACCGAAAATGCATCCTACTACATCTTCACCCAGTGTCCCGATGGAGCTTTTGAAGCCTTCCCTGTGAACGGCTGGTACAACTTTACCCCGGTGGCCAAACATCGAACTCTCACGGCggaggaggctgaagaggaGTGGGGCAG GAGGAACAAGGTGGTGAATCACTTCAGCATCATGCTCCAGCGACGTCTACGTGAGCAGACGCAGGGcgacgaggaagaggaagagagtGAGAAATcggccaagaagaagaagaagggcgGCGGCCGAGGCAACGACCTGCGCATCCACGATATGGAAGACGATTTTGACGTGAGCAGCGACGATAGCGACAACAGTATGGGCGAAG ATGGAGAAGGCAAGACCAAGACAAAGAGAGACGCGGGGAAAGGAAAATCCAAGAAGAAGCGCAATGACAAGGAGGCTTTGGAAGACAGCGATGATGGCGACTACGAGGGGCTCGAGGTGGATTACATGTCGGATGAAAGCAG CAGTTCGGATGAAGAGCCAGAAAAAGGAAGGCCCAGCAAAGGAGAAGATGTCCCTAAAG GGATTGATGAGGCCTCAGAAAGTGAGGAAGAGAGCGAAGAGGAGAACCATAACGAGGAGGAAacaaaagaagaggaagaggatgaggaaggaaagaaaacaccAGCCCAgacagaaaagaagaagaaaaaag ACAGCAGCGGCGAATCGGACAGCTCGGACGACAGCGACATCGAGGGAGAAACGGCCTCTGCTTTGTTTATGGtg AAGAAGCGCACTCCTCCAAAACGCGCAGGCGGGCGGGGCTCCGCCGGAAGCTCTAGAACCGGCAGCCGGCCGGGTACGCCGTCTATCGACCCCGCCGCCACCTCCAACACACTTCGTGCCGCGGCCAGCAAGCTCGAGCAAG GTAAAAGACAGACGCAAGGTCCGGGGACCGACTCGCCGGCTGCTAAAAGGCTCAAGATGGACCCCAGTGGGCagagccccgccccctctggGAAGAGCACACCTCAACCCCCATCAGGAAAATCAACTCCCAGTTCCAG CGATGTCCAGCTAACAGAAGAAGCGGTCCGCCGCTACCTGATCCGGAAACCCATGACCACCAAAGACCTGCTGAAGAAATTCCAAACCAAGCGCACAGGCCTGAGCAGTGAGCAGACTGTCAATGTGCTGGCGCAGATTCTGAAACGCCTCAATCCTGAGCGCAAAATCGTCAAcgataaaatgcatttttatctCACTAAGTGA
- the alkbh7 gene encoding alpha-ketoglutarate-dependent dioxygenase alkB homolog 7, mitochondrial, with protein sequence MHHVLHMALSADTNITVQKLDFQHNMKLLLTAAAAKSVHRAAFYKGSARYLNSLANSGLKAEPLLLVGSSRALVHRLGTQVEVRSAFITEEEEAELLRELEPGLKKKRYEFDHWDDAIHGYRETERVTWGAACQTILARVRSVAFASGSSLLGPVHVLDLDKAGYIKPHVDSVKFCGSTITGLSLLSDSVMRLVKADSPSEWLDLLLPRRSLYILRDQARYDFTHEILKDEQSLFNGQRVPRQRRISVICRNLPA encoded by the exons ATGCATCACGTTTTACATATGGCGCTCTCCGCTGACACCAACATAACAGTGCAAAAATTGGATTTTCAACACAATATGAAACTATTACTtaccgcggcggcggcgaaaAGCGTCCACAGAGCAGCTTTTTACAAAGGTTCCGCTCGTTATCTGAACTCTTTGGCAAACAGCGGCCTGAAAGCTGAACCGCTGCTGCTGGTCGGCTCAAGCCGGGCTCTGGTGCACAGACTCGGAACACAGGTGGAGGTGAGGTCGGCTTTTATCACCGAGGAAGAAGAGGCTGAACTTCTGCGGGAGCTGGAACCTGGTTTGAAGAAGAAACGTTACGAATTTGATCACTGGGATGAT GCTATTCATGGCTACCGAGAAACGGAACGTGTGACGTGGGGAGCAGCATGCCAGACCATTTTAGCCCGTGTCCGATCTGTAGCGTTTGCCTCTGGAAGCTCACTTCTTGGGCCAGTCCACGTCCTCGATCTGGACAAAGCCGGTTATATCAAACCTCACGTTGACAGTGTTAAG TTCTGTGGCAGCACCATCACTGGATTAAGTCTTCTCTCAGATAGTGTCATGCGCCTCGTCAAAGCAGATTCTCCCAgcgagtggcttgacctgctCCTGCCCAGGCGCTCCCTCTACATTCTGAG GGACCAGGCCAGATACGACTTCACTCATGAGATCTTAAAAGATGAGCAGTCTTTGTTTAATGGACAGAGAGTGCCTCGGCAGCGACGCATCTCGGTTATTTGTCGGAACCTTCCGGCTTAA